The following coding sequences lie in one Cyanobacterium stanieri LEGE 03274 genomic window:
- a CDS encoding mechanosensitive ion channel family protein, with protein sequence MENIIDILEFLEAQEGYQVFLNFVYEFGFFILLLLASFFVGRYTPFYVKVIISKFAQKPLTEFYQGIIDPLQNIFRLAGTLILWSLSLNFIRSYEGLYNLLEFIIDLSLILIIAWLASRLFRQVIIIYGINLIQKLGKEVDELLLVVETIVNVLIGFIAALAFARRLDINLVGLLASVGLGGIAIAFAAQKTLEQLLGTCVIYLDRPFIVGEYIRLNSGLYGRVESIGLRSTKIRLPGKGTLMILPNSMMANIEIENVTRGKKVMVLLYLDFVNILADSEQALVEDVVKKCTNALFGIDPDSTKVALFVPEHQRQTRARVTFFILGSNESSIKLRKRLLELANDNISQQLTTHGINFTMQEPTIYVDSPVTL encoded by the coding sequence ATGGAAAATATTATTGACATTCTCGAATTTTTAGAAGCCCAAGAAGGCTATCAAGTTTTTCTTAACTTTGTGTATGAATTTGGTTTTTTTATACTACTTTTATTAGCATCCTTTTTTGTGGGAAGATATACCCCATTTTATGTCAAAGTAATAATTTCTAAATTTGCTCAAAAACCATTAACAGAATTTTATCAAGGAATAATTGATCCATTACAAAATATTTTTCGTTTAGCAGGAACACTAATTTTATGGTCACTATCCCTTAACTTTATTCGTAGTTATGAAGGATTATATAACCTATTAGAATTTATCATTGATCTTAGTTTAATTTTAATTATTGCTTGGTTAGCATCCCGTTTATTTCGACAAGTGATAATTATTTACGGTATTAACTTAATTCAAAAATTAGGAAAAGAAGTAGATGAATTGTTATTAGTCGTAGAAACCATCGTTAACGTCTTAATTGGTTTTATTGCCGCCCTTGCCTTTGCCCGAAGATTAGATATAAATTTGGTGGGTTTATTAGCCAGTGTAGGTTTAGGGGGAATTGCGATCGCCTTTGCCGCCCAAAAAACCCTAGAACAACTACTCGGAACTTGTGTAATATATTTAGACCGTCCTTTCATTGTCGGGGAATATATCAGGCTCAATAGTGGACTATACGGTAGAGTCGAATCCATCGGCTTAAGATCCACTAAAATAAGATTACCAGGAAAAGGAACTTTGATGATATTGCCTAACTCCATGATGGCAAATATTGAAATAGAAAACGTCACCCGAGGAAAAAAAGTCATGGTCTTACTTTACCTAGACTTTGTTAACATCCTTGCAGACAGTGAACAAGCCCTCGTCGAAGACGTGGTTAAAAAATGTACCAATGCCCTATTCGGAATAGATCCCGATAGTACCAAAGTAGCATTATTTGTCCCCGAACATCAACGGCAAACCAGAGCCAGAGTAACATTTTTCATTCTCGGTTCTAACGAAAGCTCTATCAAACTCAGAAAAAGACTCCTAGAACTAGCCAACGATAACATATCCCAACAACTTACTACCCATGGCATTAACTTTACCATGCAAGAACCCACCATCTATGTCGATTCCCCCGTCACCCTCTAG
- a CDS encoding alpha/beta fold hydrolase, giving the protein MEVLNKSIHDTPSQPGEYWQWRGEKVYYVKGGIDNPHKPPLLLVHGFGASTDHWRKNIHILKENYQVWAIDLLGFGRSGKPPWEYNGTLWRQQLNDFIQENIGQKTILAGNSLGGYASLCTASEFPDSVAGLILINSAGPFSDAQKKTPNVTQKIIGLVLRQSWVSYILFQRLRNKKNIRKTLEKVYLDNSAINEQLIEDIYRPSCDKGALQVFASVFKNPQGDSIDHLLEQLECPLMTIWGEADPWMRTKERGAKFKQFCPNLTEYYLNAGHCPHDEAPEQVSQIISDWMEKCL; this is encoded by the coding sequence ATGGAAGTTTTAAATAAATCAATCCACGATACACCTTCACAGCCAGGGGAATATTGGCAATGGCGAGGGGAAAAAGTGTACTATGTAAAAGGAGGAATAGACAATCCCCATAAACCACCCTTACTCTTAGTCCATGGGTTTGGAGCATCAACAGATCATTGGCGCAAAAATATTCATATATTAAAAGAAAATTACCAAGTATGGGCGATCGACTTACTCGGTTTTGGACGCTCAGGAAAACCACCTTGGGAATACAACGGCACTCTTTGGCGACAACAATTAAACGACTTCATCCAAGAAAACATTGGGCAAAAAACCATCCTCGCAGGAAACTCCTTAGGTGGCTATGCCTCCCTTTGTACAGCTTCCGAATTTCCCGATAGTGTGGCAGGATTAATCCTCATTAACAGCGCAGGCCCCTTTTCCGATGCCCAGAAAAAAACCCCTAATGTTACTCAAAAAATAATAGGTTTAGTCTTACGACAATCATGGGTATCATACATTCTCTTTCAACGCCTCAGAAATAAAAAAAATATTCGCAAAACCCTAGAAAAAGTTTACTTAGACAACAGCGCCATCAACGAACAACTTATCGAAGACATTTACCGCCCCTCCTGCGACAAAGGAGCATTGCAAGTGTTTGCATCGGTATTCAAAAATCCCCAAGGAGATAGCATAGATCATCTCCTAGAGCAACTAGAATGCCCTTTAATGACCATTTGGGGAGAAGCAGACCCCTGGATGAGAACCAAAGAAAGGGGAGCTAAATTTAAGCAATTCTGCCCCAATTTAACCGAATATTATCTTAATGCAGGACATTGCCCCCACGATGAAGCCCCCGAACAAGTGAGTCAAATTATCAGTGATTGGATGGAAAAATGTCTGTAA